One window of the Halorussus sp. MSC15.2 genome contains the following:
- a CDS encoding arsenite methyltransferase: MTDDAPTAETDREGLTDADQRTAVRERYSRIAAGSSSTESSCCDGTDSCGDTPADESRKLGYSDADLDAVDGDANLGLGCGNPTAIASLEAGDTVLDLGSGGGFDCFLAAREVGESGRVVGVDMTPEMVETARENVEANDASNVEFRLGEIEHLPVADASVDVILSNCVVNLSPDKPQVFREAYRVLRPGGRLAVSDVVLTAELPDGIRTDPTSVAACVGGAASIPALDAMLTDAGFTDVSIEPKSDSDEFIREWDDERDLSDYVVAARIEAEKPASGQRPSRGDSAE, from the coding sequence ATGACTGACGACGCTCCGACGGCCGAGACTGACCGCGAGGGTCTCACGGACGCGGACCAGCGCACCGCCGTGCGCGAACGGTACTCGCGTATCGCCGCCGGGTCGTCGTCGACGGAGTCGTCGTGTTGCGATGGGACGGACTCCTGCGGTGACACCCCCGCCGACGAGTCGCGGAAACTCGGCTACTCGGACGCGGACCTCGACGCCGTGGACGGAGACGCGAATCTGGGTCTCGGTTGCGGGAATCCGACCGCAATCGCGAGTCTCGAAGCGGGCGACACCGTCCTCGACCTCGGTTCCGGCGGCGGGTTCGACTGCTTCCTCGCGGCCCGAGAGGTCGGGGAGTCCGGTCGCGTCGTCGGCGTCGATATGACGCCCGAGATGGTCGAGACGGCCCGCGAGAACGTCGAAGCGAACGACGCGTCGAACGTCGAGTTCCGCCTCGGCGAAATCGAACACCTCCCGGTCGCCGACGCGTCGGTGGACGTGATTCTGTCGAACTGCGTCGTCAACCTCTCGCCGGACAAACCGCAGGTGTTCCGCGAGGCGTATCGCGTCCTGCGTCCGGGCGGGCGACTCGCTGTCTCGGACGTCGTCCTGACCGCCGAACTCCCCGACGGAATACGGACCGACCCCACGTCGGTGGCGGCCTGCGTCGGCGGCGCGGCGTCGATTCCCGCGCTCGACGCGATGCTGACCGACGCCGGATTCACGGACGTCTCCATCGAACCCAAGTCCGACAGCGACGAGTTCATCCGCGAGTGGGACGACGAGCGCGATTTGAGCGACTACGTCGTCGCCGCGAGAATCGAGGCCGAGAAGCCGGCATCCGGGCAGCGACCGTCGCGGGGGGACTCCGCCGAATGA
- a CDS encoding TrmB family transcriptional regulator, protein MDEDDAIEALENLGLSNYEAKVFTALQKLGTGTARDVHRTTDVPRSQVYGAAESLQDRGLVEVQQSKPIQYRPVSLEAAESHLRGEFERTQERAFDYLEAARQQRGDGDERREDIWTVHGRASIDGRVEQLLAEAEDRVLFALGEDADPMGETIADCLRKLAASGVTVNVVGDDDVAERFEDSGVAVHQLPMDHPHADDPVGRVVVVDGEMILLSVRDESDDPELDEETAIWSSRTGIAAVLIQLIDGGLGEALSV, encoded by the coding sequence ATGGACGAAGACGACGCCATCGAGGCTCTCGAAAATCTCGGACTGTCGAACTACGAGGCGAAGGTGTTCACCGCGCTCCAGAAGTTGGGCACGGGCACCGCTCGCGACGTGCATCGGACGACCGACGTACCCCGGTCGCAGGTGTACGGCGCGGCCGAGTCGCTTCAGGACCGCGGTCTGGTGGAGGTCCAGCAGTCCAAGCCCATCCAGTACCGGCCCGTCAGCCTCGAAGCGGCGGAGTCACACCTCCGCGGCGAGTTCGAGCGCACCCAAGAACGGGCGTTCGACTATCTGGAGGCCGCCCGCCAACAGCGCGGTGACGGCGACGAGCGCCGCGAGGACATCTGGACGGTCCACGGCCGGGCCAGCATCGACGGCCGGGTCGAGCAACTGCTGGCGGAGGCCGAGGACCGCGTGCTGTTCGCGCTCGGCGAGGACGCCGACCCGATGGGCGAGACCATCGCCGACTGCCTGCGCAAACTGGCGGCCTCGGGCGTCACGGTGAACGTGGTCGGTGACGACGACGTGGCCGAGCGATTCGAGGACAGCGGCGTCGCGGTCCACCAACTGCCGATGGACCACCCCCACGCCGACGACCCCGTGGGTCGGGTAGTCGTGGTGGACGGCGAGATGATTCTCCTGAGCGTCCGCGACGAGAGCGACGACCCCGAACTCGACGAGGAGACCGCCATCTGGTCGTCCCGCACGGGTATCGCCGCGGTCCTCATCCAACTCATCGACGGCGGACTCGGCGAGGCCCTCTCGGTGTAA
- a CDS encoding rhodanese-like domain-containing protein, whose product MKRRTFVATSAASLSAVAGCLGGIGGGSGGEDLTVTPTDGNVDGYPPEFDEVPEKRSIDTSSFATKAENGVEVPLAPIDVVHYWYKRGEARMADARGKQSYKKSHIYGAVLSQADPDRRVSNDPVMDWPKGDRIVCYCGCPHHLSSIRASQLINEGFENVYVIDEGFWAWNERRYPRRGTDVGNKPKSWVVRGETAAGLAGRNAWARHRPTEQVESTDITDDGSYELHLKFHEVGPESTIEVETPEYTVEGKLKNLASGTVQG is encoded by the coding sequence ATGAAACGTCGAACGTTCGTGGCGACCAGTGCGGCGTCACTTTCGGCAGTCGCGGGGTGTCTCGGCGGAATCGGTGGCGGTAGCGGCGGCGAGGACCTCACGGTTACTCCGACCGACGGTAACGTTGACGGCTATCCGCCGGAGTTCGACGAGGTCCCCGAGAAGCGCAGCATCGACACCTCGTCGTTCGCCACCAAGGCGGAGAACGGCGTCGAGGTTCCGCTCGCCCCTATCGACGTCGTGCACTACTGGTACAAGCGCGGAGAAGCGAGAATGGCCGACGCTCGTGGGAAGCAATCCTACAAGAAATCGCACATCTACGGCGCGGTTCTGAGTCAGGCGGACCCCGACCGACGCGTCTCGAACGACCCCGTGATGGACTGGCCGAAGGGCGACCGCATCGTCTGTTACTGCGGTTGTCCGCACCACCTCTCGTCCATCCGGGCGTCCCAACTCATCAACGAGGGCTTCGAGAACGTTTACGTCATCGACGAGGGGTTCTGGGCGTGGAACGAACGCCGCTATCCGAGGCGCGGAACCGACGTGGGCAACAAGCCTAAAAGCTGGGTCGTCCGGGGCGAAACCGCCGCCGGTCTCGCCGGTCGGAACGCGTGGGCGAGACACAGACCGACCGAGCAGGTGGAATCGACCGACATCACCGACGACGGCAGTTACGAACTCCACCTCAAGTTCCACGAGGTCGGTCCGGAATCGACCATCGAAGTCGAGACGCCGGAGTACACGGTCGAAGGCAAACTGAAGAATCTCGCGTCGGGCACCGTACAGGGGTAG
- a CDS encoding HalOD1 output domain-containing protein, translated as MRVSRTALGDDDRISTRIVTAVADAEGIPPTEVTPPLYRVVDPDALNQLFETKWAASEDGPHVSFTYCGYEVTVKGAGDIVVRAADDSDQERVV; from the coding sequence ATGCGAGTTTCGCGGACCGCTCTCGGTGACGACGACCGAATCAGTACGAGGATAGTGACGGCGGTGGCAGACGCCGAGGGAATCCCTCCGACCGAAGTGACCCCACCGCTGTACCGCGTCGTCGACCCGGACGCGTTGAATCAACTGTTCGAGACGAAGTGGGCCGCTTCGGAGGACGGACCACACGTGTCGTTCACGTACTGCGGCTACGAAGTCACTGTGAAGGGAGCGGGGGATATCGTCGTTCGGGCCGCAGACGATTCCGACCAAGAACGAGTCGTCTGA
- a CDS encoding helix-turn-helix transcriptional regulator has product MSGQTTDPEPDAQRGTGCCEVGHSLSEEAVASDVQTLATLGNDTRYEALRLIADSEDDVCVCELEPTLGVSQGAVSQALSRLFSAGLVERRKEGRWRYYTATPRAERLLGVLDETRSADDD; this is encoded by the coding sequence ATGAGTGGGCAAACGACGGACCCCGAACCGGACGCGCAACGAGGGACTGGCTGTTGTGAAGTCGGACACTCGCTGTCCGAAGAAGCCGTGGCGAGTGACGTCCAGACGCTCGCAACGCTGGGGAACGACACCCGGTACGAAGCGCTCCGACTCATCGCGGACTCCGAGGACGACGTCTGCGTCTGTGAACTGGAACCAACGCTCGGAGTGAGTCAGGGCGCGGTCAGTCAAGCGCTCTCGCGACTCTTCAGCGCCGGACTGGTCGAACGGCGAAAGGAGGGTCGATGGCGATACTACACCGCGACGCCGCGGGCCGAACGACTCCTCGGCGTCCTCGACGAGACGAGGTCAGCCGACGATGACTGA
- a CDS encoding GNAT family N-acetyltransferase, whose amino-acid sequence MPGAVFLRGDSITLRTIEAEDVEFMRDTVNDPEVREGLTTAFPFNAEQEREYFEERISNQEDVNLAICTDGEMAGTIGLHDMNQRSGHCEVGLWLATDYHGRGYGTEASRLLTDYAFRELRMHRVQARVLATNDASARIWQKLGFREEGVHHDEAFTDGEYVDIRYFGVLEDEWGK is encoded by the coding sequence ATGCCCGGCGCAGTGTTCCTCCGGGGCGACTCGATTACCCTACGGACCATCGAAGCGGAGGACGTGGAGTTCATGCGCGACACCGTCAACGACCCCGAGGTGCGCGAGGGACTGACGACGGCGTTCCCCTTCAACGCCGAACAGGAGCGCGAGTACTTCGAAGAGCGAATCTCGAATCAAGAGGACGTGAACCTCGCTATCTGTACTGACGGTGAGATGGCGGGCACCATCGGTCTCCACGACATGAACCAGCGGTCGGGCCACTGCGAGGTCGGTCTCTGGCTCGCCACCGATTACCACGGCCGCGGCTACGGCACCGAGGCCTCGCGCCTGTTGACCGACTACGCCTTCCGCGAACTCCGGATGCACAGGGTACAGGCCCGCGTTCTCGCCACGAACGATGCCTCCGCGCGAATCTGGCAGAAGTTGGGTTTCAGGGAGGAAGGCGTCCACCACGACGAGGCGTTCACCGATGGCGAGTACGTGGACATTCGGTACTTCGGGGTGCTGGAAGACGAGTGGGGGAAATAG
- the arsN2 gene encoding arsenic resistance N-acetyltransferase ArsN2 — MTTPTISIRKAETAELDRIEALLEASGLPSEDVREKPSCFFVGHDDAELVGIGGVEPHGSNGLLRSVVVAEPHRGQGYGTALCDALEGRARANEIETLYLLTTTAATFFRGRGYEVTDRETVPESIRGTTEFADLCPDSATCMRKDLDE, encoded by the coding sequence ATGACTACGCCGACGATATCGATTCGGAAGGCCGAGACCGCGGAGTTGGACCGCATCGAGGCGTTGTTGGAGGCGAGCGGACTCCCGTCGGAGGACGTGCGGGAGAAGCCGAGTTGCTTCTTCGTCGGCCACGACGACGCGGAACTCGTCGGTATCGGCGGCGTCGAACCCCACGGGTCGAACGGTCTGCTCCGGTCGGTCGTCGTCGCGGAACCCCATCGCGGGCAGGGCTACGGAACCGCGCTGTGCGACGCGCTGGAGGGCCGGGCGCGAGCGAACGAGATAGAGACGCTCTATCTCCTGACCACCACCGCGGCGACGTTCTTCCGGGGGCGCGGCTACGAGGTCACCGACCGCGAGACGGTCCCGGAGAGCATTCGAGGGACGACCGAGTTCGCCGACCTGTGTCCCGATTCGGCGACCTGCATGCGGAAGGACCTCGACGAGTAA
- a CDS encoding MMPL family transporter: MNASDLFAAVTEYSRGVIAVLLVLTVLVGAGAPMVEQSSSLEQFQSDSTAAQKLDYIDANFTSGRENTTTVQLIVKDGNVLSKDALVETLRLQQALRNNETINRTLANDTPTSGVANVVATVAIRQEQASQLRKSAAELQQRRQSLNESRAEIRQRSQSLNQTAARLSDALNRTRELQAQYDRLNASYKQGEVNDSAYRQRSGQIETRLRQVLTSATANLSANQSATFTQAFEQTRGLQLQLDRLNASYQQGDINQSTYRERAAEIRSQFEQVYRLGTRGVLASEYRQLQQRAAELKERGQQLKEDAEKLQAQRQQLQNASSPTLQEQIDKLRSMNQSEVESAVTTVLSEGGDGPSSQAFAFMPTSYEPGSTESNATMLVVFQNVGGQGMQGMGSASTGLVESQTAIKQVAQQSMDREVMVFGSGIISKETEQSMTDSIAIVGPMALLFVILTLLIAYRDLLDILLGVFGIFVVLVWTFGFMGWTGVTFNQIFIAVPVLLIGLSIDYAIHVFMRHREEREQHEGESVRQGMSVALASVGVALVWVTATTVIGFLSNLVSPLPPIQDFGIVSSVGIVAALVVFGGLIPALKVEIDGFLESRGFDRKKRAFGTGGGALGSMLSVGAVAARKAPFVVLALTLVLSAGGAYGATQVDTSFEQTDFLAEDPPNWMKDLPEPFAPGDYSAKANLEYVNQNFLRQDSQAQILVEGNVTTPETLDKLQQAEQTAAQKEDVVVVLSNGEPQIRSPLSVMEQVAAQNESFNATLAASDTDGDGVPDRNVEQVYDELFAVAPQEAEGVIHRKNDEYRAVRMVVSVKGGAASSTVTEEMRAIAATIDGDGLEATATGQPIVFEIVQNQLLDTVIQSLIITLGATFAFLMIAYRLAHGSATLGAITLLPVAFSVSWILGTMFLLGMPFNVLTGMITSLTVGLGVAYSIHLSERYTMELGRRDTIWAAMRESVTGTGGALLGSAATTIGGFGVLAFAILPALQQFGIITGLTITYAFLASVLVLPSLLVLWTRYLGPGETGEATTKETSTAVANGGLRED; the protein is encoded by the coding sequence GTGAACGCGAGCGACCTCTTCGCCGCCGTTACGGAGTACAGTCGCGGAGTTATCGCCGTCCTCCTCGTCCTGACCGTGCTGGTCGGGGCGGGCGCGCCGATGGTCGAACAGTCGTCTTCGCTCGAACAGTTCCAGAGCGATAGCACGGCCGCCCAGAAACTCGACTACATCGACGCCAACTTCACCTCCGGACGGGAGAACACGACGACGGTCCAACTCATCGTGAAGGACGGCAACGTCCTCTCGAAGGACGCTCTCGTCGAGACGCTACGACTCCAACAGGCGTTACGAAACAACGAGACGATAAACCGGACGTTAGCCAACGACACGCCGACCTCGGGCGTCGCTAACGTCGTCGCCACCGTGGCTATCCGGCAGGAGCAGGCGAGTCAACTCCGGAAGTCGGCGGCCGAACTCCAACAACGGCGGCAGTCGCTCAACGAGTCGCGGGCGGAGATTCGTCAGCGAAGTCAGTCGCTGAACCAGACCGCTGCCCGCCTGAGCGACGCGCTGAACCGGACGCGCGAACTGCAGGCGCAGTACGACCGACTCAACGCCTCCTACAAGCAGGGCGAGGTGAACGACTCGGCCTACCGACAGCGGTCGGGCCAAATCGAGACCCGACTCCGACAGGTTCTGACCTCGGCGACGGCGAACCTGAGCGCGAACCAGTCGGCCACGTTCACGCAGGCGTTCGAACAGACGCGGGGCCTGCAACTCCAACTCGACCGTCTCAACGCGTCCTACCAGCAGGGAGATATCAACCAATCGACCTACCGGGAGCGCGCGGCGGAGATTCGGTCGCAGTTCGAGCAGGTGTACCGACTCGGAACGCGCGGCGTGTTGGCGAGCGAGTACCGGCAACTCCAGCAGCGCGCCGCGGAACTGAAAGAGCGCGGCCAGCAACTCAAGGAGGACGCCGAGAAGCTACAGGCCCAACGCCAGCAGTTACAGAACGCTTCCTCGCCCACGCTACAGGAGCAGATTGACAAACTTCGCTCGATGAATCAGTCGGAAGTCGAGTCGGCGGTCACGACGGTCCTGAGCGAGGGCGGCGACGGGCCGTCGAGTCAGGCGTTCGCGTTCATGCCGACCTCCTACGAACCCGGGAGCACGGAGTCGAACGCGACGATGCTCGTCGTGTTCCAGAACGTCGGCGGTCAGGGCATGCAGGGCATGGGTTCGGCCTCCACCGGTCTCGTGGAGTCCCAGACCGCCATCAAGCAGGTCGCCCAACAGTCGATGGACCGCGAGGTCATGGTGTTCGGGTCCGGCATCATCAGCAAGGAGACCGAGCAGTCGATGACCGACAGCATCGCCATCGTCGGCCCGATGGCGCTGCTGTTCGTGATTCTGACCCTGCTCATCGCCTACCGCGACCTGCTCGACATCCTGCTCGGGGTGTTCGGCATCTTCGTGGTGCTCGTCTGGACCTTCGGCTTCATGGGATGGACGGGGGTGACCTTCAACCAGATATTCATCGCGGTGCCGGTGTTGCTCATCGGCCTGTCCATCGACTACGCGATTCACGTGTTCATGCGCCACCGCGAGGAGCGCGAGCAACACGAGGGCGAGAGCGTCCGTCAGGGCATGTCGGTCGCGCTGGCCAGCGTCGGCGTGGCGCTGGTCTGGGTGACCGCGACCACCGTCATCGGGTTCCTCTCGAATCTGGTGAGTCCCCTGCCGCCGATTCAGGACTTCGGTATCGTGAGTTCGGTCGGTATCGTGGCCGCGCTCGTCGTCTTCGGCGGTCTGATTCCGGCGCTCAAGGTCGAAATCGACGGGTTCCTCGAATCCAGAGGCTTCGACCGGAAGAAGCGAGCGTTCGGCACCGGTGGCGGCGCGCTCGGGTCGATGCTGTCGGTCGGTGCGGTCGCCGCGCGAAAGGCACCCTTCGTCGTGCTGGCGCTGACGCTGGTGCTGTCGGCGGGCGGCGCGTACGGCGCGACGCAGGTCGATACGAGTTTCGAGCAGACCGACTTCCTCGCCGAGGACCCGCCGAACTGGATGAAGGACCTGCCCGAACCGTTCGCGCCCGGCGACTACTCGGCGAAGGCGAACCTCGAATACGTCAATCAGAACTTCCTGCGACAGGACTCGCAGGCCCAGATACTCGTCGAGGGTAACGTGACGACCCCCGAGACGCTCGATAAGCTACAACAGGCCGAGCAGACGGCCGCCCAGAAGGAGGACGTGGTCGTCGTCCTCTCGAACGGCGAACCCCAGATTCGGAGTCCGCTCTCGGTGATGGAACAGGTCGCCGCGCAGAACGAGTCGTTCAACGCGACGCTCGCGGCGTCTGACACCGACGGTGACGGCGTGCCCGACCGCAACGTCGAGCAGGTGTACGACGAACTGTTCGCGGTCGCCCCGCAAGAGGCCGAGGGCGTCATCCACCGCAAGAACGACGAGTATCGCGCGGTCCGGATGGTCGTCTCGGTCAAGGGCGGCGCGGCGTCCTCGACCGTGACCGAGGAGATGCGCGCCATCGCGGCGACCATCGACGGCGACGGACTGGAGGCCACCGCGACCGGCCAACCCATCGTCTTCGAAATCGTCCAGAACCAGTTGCTCGACACGGTCATCCAGAGCCTCATCATCACGCTCGGGGCGACGTTCGCCTTCCTGATGATAGCCTACCGGTTGGCTCACGGGAGCGCAACGCTCGGAGCCATCACGCTGCTCCCGGTGGCGTTCAGCGTCTCGTGGATTCTCGGAACGATGTTCCTGCTCGGGATGCCGTTCAACGTCCTGACGGGGATGATTACCAGCCTCACGGTCGGACTCGGCGTGGCATACAGCATCCACCTCAGCGAGCGTTACACCATGGAACTCGGGCGTCGCGACACCATCTGGGCCGCCATGCGCGAGAGCGTGACCGGGACCGGGGGCGCGCTCCTCGGGAGCGCCGCGACGACCATCGGCGGGTTCGGCGTCCTCGCGTTCGCCATCCTGCCCGCGCTCCAGCAGTTCGGTATCATCACCGGTCTCACTATCACCTACGCGTTCCTCGCCAGCGTCCTCGTCCTGCCGAGTCTGCTGGTGCTGTGGACCCGCTACCTCGGGCCGGGCGAGACCGGCGAGGCGACGACGAAAGAGACGAGTACCGCGGTCGCAAATGGGGGTCTCAGAGAGGACTAA